In Carya illinoinensis cultivar Pawnee chromosome 10, C.illinoinensisPawnee_v1, whole genome shotgun sequence, one DNA window encodes the following:
- the LOC122280063 gene encoding AP2-like ethylene-responsive transcription factor At2g41710 isoform X1: MASSSSDPGLKSEAGGGGCGAEASEAVVTNDQLLLYRGLKKAKKDRGCTAKERISKMPPCAAGKRSSIYRGVTRHRWTGRYEAHLWDKSTWNQNQNKKGKQVYLGAYDDEEAAARAYDLAALKYWGPGTLINFPVTDYTRDLEEMQNLSREEYLASLRRKSSGFSRGISKYRGLSSSRWEPFGRMAGSEYFNSMHYGTGDDPAAESEYLGSFCNDRKFDLTSYIKWWGPNKTRHADAGTKSSEETKHAGDIGVELKTLEWGVQPTEPYQMPRLGVSNEERKHKGSAVSALSILSRSAAYKSLQETASKKKENCGDNDENEDKNTINKMDYGKAVEKSTNHDVGTGRLGVTLGMSGGLSLQRNVYPPTPFLSAPLLTNYNTVDPLVDPILWTSLVPVLPTGLSRAAEVTKTETSSTYTLFHSEE, encoded by the exons ATGGCTTCGTCGTCCTCTGATCCTGGTTTGAAATCCGAAGCCGGTGGTGGCGGCTGCGGTGCAGAGGCGTCAGAGGCGGTGGTTACGAACGATCAGCTGTTGCTTTACAGAGGACTGAAGAAAGCGAAGAAGGATAGAGGGTGTACGGCCAAGGAGCGCATCAGCAAAATGCCTCCCTGTGCCGCCGGAAAACGCAGCTCTATCTACCGTGGAGTCACCAG GCATAGATGGACTGGACGTTATGAAGCTCATCTTTGGGACAAGAGTACTTGGAACCAGAATCAGAATAAGAAGGGAAAACAAG TTTACTTGG GGGCGTACGATGATGAGGAGGCTGCAGCTAGAGCTTATGATCTCGCTGCCTTGAAATATTGGGGCCCCGGCACACTCATTAATTTTCCA GTTACTGATTATACTAGGGATCTTGAAGAGATGCAGAATCTCTCACGAGAAGAATATCTTGCATCTCTGCGGAG AAAGAGCAGTGGTTTCTCAAGAGGAATTTCTAAATATCGTGGCCTTTCCAG CAGTCGATGGGAGCCATTTGGTCGTATGGCTGGATCTGAGTACTTCAACAGCATGCATTATG GTACGGGCGATGATCCAGCAGCAGAAAGTGAATATTTAGGAAGTTTCTGCAATGACAGAAAGTTTGACTTGACAAGTTACATCAAGTGGTGGGGCCCCAACAAAACTCGTCATGCAGATGCTGGGACAAAATCATCAGAAGAAACAAAGCATGCTGGAGATATTGGTGTGGAACTAAAAACGTTAGAATGGGGAGTCCAGCCTACTGAACCATACCAAATGCCACGTTTGGGCGTGTCCAATGAAGAGAGAAAGCATAAAGGTTCTGCAGTCTCTGCCTTGAGCATCTTATCACGGTCAGCTGCCTACAAGAGCTTGCAAGAGACagcatcaaaaaagaaagaaaactgtgGCGATAATGATGAGAATGAAGACAAAAATACCATCAATAAGATGGACTATGGCAAGGCAGTTGAGAAATCCACAAATCATGATGTTGGGACTGGGAGGCTTGGAGTTACACTAGGCATGAGTGGGGGATTGTCTCTTCAGAGAAATGTGTACCCACCGACTCCTTTCTTATCTGCACCACTTTTAACAAACTACAATACTGTTGATCCGTTGGTAGATCCCATTCTCTGGACGTCTCTTGTTCCTGTTCTTCCAACAGGGCTTTCTCGTGCAGCTGAG GTTACAAAGACAGAGACCAGTTCGACTTACACACTCTTTCATTCGGAGGAATAG
- the LOC122280063 gene encoding AP2-like ethylene-responsive transcription factor At2g41710 isoform X2, which produces MASSSSDPGLKSEAGGGGCGAEASEAVVTNDQLLLYRGLKKAKKDRGCTAKERISKMPPCAAGKRSSIYRGVTRHRWTGRYEAHLWDKSTWNQNQNKKGKQVYLGAYDDEEAAARAYDLAALKYWGPGTLINFPVTDYTRDLEEMQNLSREEYLASLRRKSSGFSRGISKYRGLSSRWEPFGRMAGSEYFNSMHYGTGDDPAAESEYLGSFCNDRKFDLTSYIKWWGPNKTRHADAGTKSSEETKHAGDIGVELKTLEWGVQPTEPYQMPRLGVSNEERKHKGSAVSALSILSRSAAYKSLQETASKKKENCGDNDENEDKNTINKMDYGKAVEKSTNHDVGTGRLGVTLGMSGGLSLQRNVYPPTPFLSAPLLTNYNTVDPLVDPILWTSLVPVLPTGLSRAAEVTKTETSSTYTLFHSEE; this is translated from the exons ATGGCTTCGTCGTCCTCTGATCCTGGTTTGAAATCCGAAGCCGGTGGTGGCGGCTGCGGTGCAGAGGCGTCAGAGGCGGTGGTTACGAACGATCAGCTGTTGCTTTACAGAGGACTGAAGAAAGCGAAGAAGGATAGAGGGTGTACGGCCAAGGAGCGCATCAGCAAAATGCCTCCCTGTGCCGCCGGAAAACGCAGCTCTATCTACCGTGGAGTCACCAG GCATAGATGGACTGGACGTTATGAAGCTCATCTTTGGGACAAGAGTACTTGGAACCAGAATCAGAATAAGAAGGGAAAACAAG TTTACTTGG GGGCGTACGATGATGAGGAGGCTGCAGCTAGAGCTTATGATCTCGCTGCCTTGAAATATTGGGGCCCCGGCACACTCATTAATTTTCCA GTTACTGATTATACTAGGGATCTTGAAGAGATGCAGAATCTCTCACGAGAAGAATATCTTGCATCTCTGCGGAG AAAGAGCAGTGGTTTCTCAAGAGGAATTTCTAAATATCGTGGCCTTTCCAG TCGATGGGAGCCATTTGGTCGTATGGCTGGATCTGAGTACTTCAACAGCATGCATTATG GTACGGGCGATGATCCAGCAGCAGAAAGTGAATATTTAGGAAGTTTCTGCAATGACAGAAAGTTTGACTTGACAAGTTACATCAAGTGGTGGGGCCCCAACAAAACTCGTCATGCAGATGCTGGGACAAAATCATCAGAAGAAACAAAGCATGCTGGAGATATTGGTGTGGAACTAAAAACGTTAGAATGGGGAGTCCAGCCTACTGAACCATACCAAATGCCACGTTTGGGCGTGTCCAATGAAGAGAGAAAGCATAAAGGTTCTGCAGTCTCTGCCTTGAGCATCTTATCACGGTCAGCTGCCTACAAGAGCTTGCAAGAGACagcatcaaaaaagaaagaaaactgtgGCGATAATGATGAGAATGAAGACAAAAATACCATCAATAAGATGGACTATGGCAAGGCAGTTGAGAAATCCACAAATCATGATGTTGGGACTGGGAGGCTTGGAGTTACACTAGGCATGAGTGGGGGATTGTCTCTTCAGAGAAATGTGTACCCACCGACTCCTTTCTTATCTGCACCACTTTTAACAAACTACAATACTGTTGATCCGTTGGTAGATCCCATTCTCTGGACGTCTCTTGTTCCTGTTCTTCCAACAGGGCTTTCTCGTGCAGCTGAG GTTACAAAGACAGAGACCAGTTCGACTTACACACTCTTTCATTCGGAGGAATAG